A section of the Terriglobales bacterium genome encodes:
- a CDS encoding dihydroorotate dehydrogenase, giving the protein MSSTSTAPRPRRGAQPKPNLNVGFAGLKFKNPIIAASGTFSYGVEFEDVVALDKLGGFVVKGLSREPMPGNPPPRLFETAAGMLNSIGLQNIGVEAFLKDKLPHLRKLKNINVIANVFGYTREDYEAVIRMLNDGEGIAAYELNVSCPNVKRGGMAFGTEPGMLMELVALCKSAARRPLIVKLSPNVTSIATMAHAAAEAGADAISLVNTFTAMAIDAETRKPRISTVTGGLSGPAIKPIALRMVYEASHTVEIPVIGIGGISTAVDVIEFMLAGAAAVEVGTANYWDPCATEKLVDALESWCFEHNIENITDLIGGLITEG; this is encoded by the coding sequence ATGAGCAGTACCTCTACCGCCCCACGTCCCCGCCGCGGCGCCCAGCCCAAGCCGAACCTTAACGTCGGCTTCGCCGGGCTGAAGTTCAAGAACCCCATCATCGCCGCTAGCGGAACCTTCAGCTATGGCGTGGAGTTCGAGGACGTCGTCGCTCTCGACAAACTCGGCGGCTTCGTCGTCAAAGGCCTCTCGCGAGAGCCGATGCCGGGCAATCCGCCGCCGCGCCTCTTCGAAACTGCGGCCGGGATGTTGAACTCCATTGGCCTTCAGAACATCGGCGTCGAGGCGTTCCTCAAAGACAAGCTCCCGCACCTGCGCAAGCTGAAGAACATTAACGTCATCGCCAATGTCTTCGGATACACGCGTGAAGACTACGAAGCCGTCATCCGGATGCTCAACGACGGCGAAGGCATCGCCGCCTATGAGCTGAACGTTTCGTGCCCCAACGTGAAGCGCGGAGGCATGGCGTTCGGCACCGAACCGGGCATGCTCATGGAACTGGTGGCGCTGTGCAAGAGCGCCGCGCGCCGTCCGCTGATCGTAAAGCTGTCACCAAACGTGACCAGCATTGCCACCATGGCACATGCGGCCGCCGAGGCCGGAGCCGACGCCATCTCCCTCGTCAACACCTTTACTGCCATGGCCATTGACGCCGAAACCCGCAAGCCGCGCATCTCTACCGTTACCGGCGGACTCTCCGGTCCGGCTATCAAGCCCATCGCTCTGCGCATGGTCTACGAGGCCTCGCACACGGTCGAAATTCCGGTCATCGGTATCGGCGGCATCAGCACCGCCGTGGACGTGATCGAGTTCATGCTTGCCGGCGCGGCAGCAGTCGAAGTCGGTACCGCCAACTACTGGGACCCGTGCGCAACGGAAAAGTTGGTGGACGCCCTCGAAAGCTGGTGCTTCGAGCACAACATCGAAAACATCACCGACCTGATCGGCGGGTTGATAACAGAGGGATAA
- a CDS encoding alkaline phosphatase family protein: MGRRAAFILAVISCAIFFIPATGWASAYNGQPKLVVVIIIDQFRGDYLDRGRDQFGPNGFRLLMDRGAWFSDCNYQYANTRTAPGHATLFTGTYSNGHGILNNEWYDATKKKMITAVDDDSTRLVGLDGNYPGFSPHNLLADTLGDELRMATDGKSRVFAISLKERSSILPAGYSGTAFWPYKYSGQWITSTYYMKDLPDWVKSYNKTNPAEKYWNRDWKVGDKLLRRTSKPAELRGEDSFYEIVGSTPYANDFELDFARELVTQEKLGEGPATDLLLISLSAPDILGHKVGPNTDESRAMVQAIDRQLAGFFEFLGNRLGLGNLWIALSADHGVSTAPSFTKTIGVPSGYLVDEKIRSAINTQLSAKYGKAEYVPQTEWPLVFLNPDAFTAAKLNEDDAERQVADILTQFGSRGYVGRSQIARHDLPPTPLGKKFANSYAPQGGWYLYAFSPPFTVTRKSGTGTDHAMPYSYDTHVPLMFFGLPFQPGTYRGRCEPVDMAVTLANLLGINSPSAAVGRVLTEALAKPASESKR; encoded by the coding sequence ATGGGACGCCGCGCAGCTTTCATACTCGCCGTTATCTCATGTGCAATTTTTTTCATTCCTGCAACCGGATGGGCCTCCGCATATAACGGCCAGCCGAAACTCGTCGTCGTCATCATCATCGACCAGTTCCGTGGTGACTACCTCGATCGCGGTCGCGACCAGTTCGGCCCCAACGGCTTCCGCCTCCTGATGGACCGCGGAGCCTGGTTTAGCGACTGCAATTATCAGTACGCCAACACCCGCACCGCCCCGGGACACGCCACTCTGTTCACCGGCACCTACTCCAACGGGCACGGCATCCTCAACAACGAGTGGTACGACGCGACAAAGAAGAAGATGATCACGGCCGTCGATGACGACTCCACCCGTCTCGTCGGACTCGACGGCAACTACCCCGGCTTCTCCCCGCACAACCTCCTCGCCGACACTCTCGGCGATGAACTCCGTATGGCGACGGACGGGAAGTCTCGCGTGTTCGCCATCTCTCTGAAAGAACGCTCCTCCATTCTTCCCGCCGGATACTCCGGTACCGCCTTCTGGCCGTACAAGTACTCCGGCCAATGGATCACCTCGACTTACTACATGAAGGACCTCCCCGACTGGGTGAAGTCGTACAACAAGACGAACCCGGCGGAAAAATACTGGAATCGCGACTGGAAGGTCGGTGACAAACTCCTGCGTCGCACCTCGAAGCCGGCCGAGTTGAGAGGCGAAGACAGCTTCTATGAGATCGTCGGCTCCACGCCCTACGCCAACGACTTCGAACTCGACTTCGCGCGCGAACTCGTCACCCAGGAAAAGCTGGGCGAAGGTCCTGCCACCGACCTGCTGCTGATCAGCCTGTCAGCGCCTGACATCCTCGGCCACAAGGTCGGCCCCAACACCGACGAAAGTCGCGCTATGGTGCAGGCCATCGACCGTCAACTCGCCGGATTCTTCGAGTTCCTCGGCAACCGTCTTGGCCTCGGCAATCTCTGGATCGCCCTCTCCGCCGACCACGGCGTCTCCACCGCGCCATCGTTCACGAAAACCATCGGCGTACCTTCCGGATATCTCGTCGACGAAAAGATCCGCTCCGCCATTAACACTCAGCTCAGCGCGAAATACGGCAAGGCCGAGTACGTTCCCCAAACCGAATGGCCGCTTGTCTTCCTGAATCCCGATGCATTCACTGCCGCGAAGCTCAACGAAGACGACGCCGAGCGCCAGGTGGCGGACATTCTCACGCAGTTCGGGAGCCGCGGGTATGTCGGACGTTCGCAGATCGCACGCCACGATCTTCCGCCCACGCCGCTCGGGAAGAAATTTGCCAACAGCTATGCACCGCAAGGCGGATGGTACCTCTACGCCTTCTCGCCGCCTTTCACCGTCACCCGTAAGTCAGGCACCGGCACCGATCACGCCATGCCTTACAGCTACGACACGCACGTGCCGCTCATGTTTTTCGGATTGCCCTTCCAACCCGGCACCTATCGCGGACGTTGCGAGCCTGTCGACATGGCCGTCACGCTCGCCAACCTTCTAGGAATCAATTCACCTTCCGCCGCCGTCGGCCGCGTCTTGACGGAAGCCCTGGCGAAACCCGCTTCGGAGAGTAAACGATGA
- a CDS encoding Xaa-Pro peptidase family protein, with translation MPTRRQFIQTGLAATATAATLPSLHAQEKNEKSSLPASIATLKSMKSQATPITVEERRERIARARQLMAENKLDAIVIAPGTSLMYFSNIRWWPSERFFAMILPAKGNPFYVCPAFEEGRAREQISRGPLGDSADVRIWQEDEDPYARLAQGLKDHGIATGRVGIEETMYYVFSSGLSKAASSAQFTSATPVTAGCRGVKSAHELELMRFANKVTLTAYEAAWKALHPGMTNRDFASLIAKAHDQLGFEGGAMVLVGEYSALPHGTIQPQTIKENDIVLIDGGCEAEGYNSDISRTFAIGKPTDKMKRVFDIVHRAQTAAFKAAKAGNTCGSVDDAARKVITDAGFGPDYKYFTHRLGHGIGLDGHEWPYLVRGNKTMLQRNMTFSDEPGIYIRGEFGVRLEDDQVITENGGELMTPQSPSLEQPFAS, from the coding sequence ATGCCGACTCGCAGGCAGTTCATCCAAACCGGACTTGCCGCAACCGCCACCGCCGCCACCCTCCCCAGCCTGCACGCGCAGGAAAAAAATGAGAAATCTTCCCTTCCCGCCTCGATCGCCACGCTGAAATCCATGAAGTCTCAGGCGACGCCGATCACCGTCGAGGAACGCCGCGAGCGCATCGCCCGCGCGCGACAGCTCATGGCCGAAAACAAGCTCGACGCGATCGTCATCGCGCCCGGAACATCGCTCATGTACTTCAGCAACATCCGCTGGTGGCCGAGCGAGCGCTTCTTCGCCATGATCCTGCCGGCAAAAGGCAATCCGTTCTACGTCTGTCCCGCATTCGAGGAAGGACGCGCTCGCGAGCAGATTTCGCGCGGACCGCTCGGCGATTCCGCCGACGTTCGCATCTGGCAGGAAGACGAAGATCCTTACGCTCGCCTCGCACAAGGCCTGAAAGATCACGGCATCGCAACTGGTCGAGTCGGAATCGAGGAGACGATGTATTACGTCTTCAGCAGCGGCTTGTCGAAAGCCGCAAGTTCGGCGCAGTTCACCAGCGCAACGCCAGTCACCGCTGGTTGCCGAGGCGTGAAGTCAGCCCACGAACTGGAACTGATGCGCTTCGCGAACAAGGTCACGCTTACCGCGTACGAAGCAGCCTGGAAAGCCTTGCATCCCGGAATGACCAACCGCGACTTCGCCTCGCTGATCGCAAAAGCCCACGATCAGCTCGGCTTCGAAGGCGGAGCGATGGTGCTCGTCGGCGAATATTCGGCCCTTCCGCACGGAACCATTCAGCCACAAACGATCAAGGAGAACGACATCGTCCTGATCGACGGCGGTTGCGAAGCGGAAGGCTACAACTCCGACATCTCGCGCACCTTCGCCATCGGCAAGCCGACGGACAAGATGAAGCGCGTCTTCGACATCGTCCATCGCGCCCAAACCGCTGCCTTCAAAGCAGCCAAAGCAGGAAACACCTGCGGATCTGTCGACGACGCCGCGCGCAAGGTCATCACCGACGCAGGCTTCGGCCCGGACTACAAGTACTTCACGCATCGCCTCGGACACGGAATCGGACTCGATGGTCACGAATGGCCCTATCTTGTCCGCGGGAACAAGACCATGCTGCAACGGAACATGACGTTCAGCGACGAGCCGGGAATTTATATCCGCGGTGAGTTCGGGGTTCGGCTCGAAGACGACCAGGTGATTACCGAAAACGGCGGAGAACTGATGACGCCGCAGTCGCCATCGCTCGAGCAGCCGTTCGCGAGCTAA
- a CDS encoding MBL fold metallo-hydrolase: MVSVTVLASGSKGNCTVVSSSRTKILVDAGLSARETFRRLEMVGDSAHSLSAIVISHEHCDHVAGLCVLAKKLRIPVYMTGLAHQAYERAERDKQNEETGKVLERCEIFQAGHGFHIGDIAVMPFTIPHDAADPVAFTFKVEGVKVGVVTDLGYMPHSVVQHMRGCDMLMIESNHDLEMLRIGPYPWSVKQRVMSRLGHLSNDALAEFFRSEYDGGAAFVVLAHLSEHNNHPELARTAAEHALSSRRSLLQNRLVLASQEHPLEPLRF, encoded by the coding sequence ATGGTTTCCGTAACTGTCCTGGCTAGTGGGAGCAAGGGCAACTGCACGGTTGTCTCCAGCTCCCGGACGAAGATCCTCGTCGATGCCGGACTTTCTGCACGCGAAACCTTCCGCCGTCTCGAGATGGTCGGCGACAGCGCCCATTCGCTGTCGGCCATCGTGATCTCCCACGAGCACTGCGATCACGTCGCTGGACTCTGCGTACTCGCGAAGAAACTGCGAATCCCGGTCTATATGACTGGCTTAGCCCATCAGGCTTACGAGCGGGCGGAGCGCGATAAGCAGAACGAAGAAACGGGAAAAGTCCTGGAACGCTGCGAGATCTTCCAAGCAGGACACGGTTTCCATATCGGCGACATCGCCGTGATGCCGTTCACCATCCCGCACGACGCGGCCGATCCGGTAGCGTTCACGTTCAAGGTCGAGGGCGTGAAGGTCGGAGTAGTGACGGACCTTGGCTATATGCCGCACAGCGTGGTGCAACATATGCGCGGGTGCGACATGCTGATGATCGAGTCGAATCACGACCTGGAGATGCTGCGGATTGGGCCTTATCCGTGGTCGGTGAAGCAGCGGGTGATGTCGCGATTGGGGCATCTGTCCAACGATGCGCTCGCGGAATTTTTCCGCAGCGAATATGATGGAGGCGCAGCATTCGTTGTGCTGGCGCACTTGTCCGAGCACAACAATCATCCGGAACTGGCACGCACGGCTGCCGAACACGCGCTGTCCAGCCGGAGAAGCTTGCTGCAGAACCGCCTGGTGCTGGCGTCGCAGGAACATCCGCTGGAGCCGCTCAGGTTTTAG
- a CDS encoding cation acetate symporter, with protein sequence MSLTLVLFLAFIVVTLGITYWAAQRSKGAGAYFAAGRRITAWQNGVAVAGDYMSAASFLGIAGLIAFFGYDGFMYSVGWLVAYLTVLLVVAEPLRNAGKYTMADVLAYRLSPRPVRAMASLSTLTVSTFYMIAQMVGAGALVSLLLKGSGIQFHTAVVGVGILMIVYVVFGGMLATTWVQIIKAILLMSGTILLSILVMAHFGFSFSAFFDAVGHVKTGVDPKTGADVVKDFLQPGLRFKPPYGALDLISLGMALIFGTAGLPHILVRFYTVPDAKTARHSVVWAMVLIGTFYIMTTFLGFGAATIVGQTFIKQNGGTNMSAPLLAQVLAGDVFFAFISAIAFATILAVVAGLTISASTSFAHDLWTNVIHRGVERKPGEEVRVARITAFVVGGISMGIAIMLGPTANVAFLVALAFAVAASANLPVIVLSIYWKRFNTTGAVLGLASGLVGSILLIFIGPSIMGVDAPGAAVHHMIQRAPIFPLENPGILSIPIGFAGAVLGTLLSKREATAEHKFTELQVRANTGLGAEKATAH encoded by the coding sequence ATGTCGTTAACACTCGTTCTCTTCCTCGCGTTCATTGTCGTTACTCTTGGGATCACATACTGGGCTGCCCAGCGCTCCAAAGGCGCGGGCGCTTACTTTGCTGCCGGACGCCGGATCACCGCCTGGCAAAACGGCGTGGCTGTGGCGGGCGATTACATGTCCGCGGCCTCTTTCCTTGGCATCGCGGGTTTGATTGCGTTTTTCGGATACGACGGGTTCATGTACTCGGTTGGATGGCTGGTGGCGTACCTGACCGTGCTGCTGGTGGTTGCAGAGCCGCTGCGCAACGCCGGCAAGTACACGATGGCCGACGTACTCGCGTATCGACTGAGCCCCCGACCGGTAAGGGCGATGGCGTCGTTGAGCACGCTGACCGTCAGCACGTTCTACATGATTGCCCAGATGGTCGGCGCTGGAGCACTGGTGTCGCTGCTGTTAAAGGGCTCCGGCATACAGTTCCACACCGCCGTGGTCGGAGTGGGAATCCTGATGATCGTTTACGTCGTATTCGGCGGAATGCTGGCGACGACGTGGGTGCAGATCATCAAAGCCATTCTGCTGATGAGCGGCACGATCCTGCTGAGCATCCTGGTGATGGCGCACTTCGGTTTCAGTTTCAGCGCGTTCTTTGACGCGGTCGGTCACGTGAAAACCGGGGTGGATCCGAAGACGGGAGCCGATGTGGTTAAGGACTTCCTGCAACCGGGGCTTCGCTTCAAACCACCGTATGGCGCGCTTGACTTGATCTCGCTCGGCATGGCACTGATCTTCGGGACGGCAGGACTGCCACACATTCTGGTCCGCTTCTACACCGTACCCGACGCAAAGACGGCCCGGCACAGCGTGGTCTGGGCGATGGTGCTCATCGGTACCTTCTACATCATGACAACGTTCCTGGGCTTTGGAGCGGCGACCATCGTAGGCCAAACGTTCATCAAGCAGAACGGCGGAACAAACATGAGCGCTCCGCTGCTTGCGCAGGTGCTCGCCGGAGACGTGTTCTTCGCGTTCATTTCGGCGATTGCCTTCGCGACCATCCTCGCGGTGGTAGCGGGGTTGACGATTTCGGCTTCGACCTCGTTCGCTCACGATCTGTGGACCAACGTGATTCATCGTGGCGTCGAGCGAAAACCGGGTGAAGAAGTGCGGGTTGCGCGTATCACGGCGTTCGTGGTGGGTGGCATTTCAATGGGCATCGCGATCATGCTCGGGCCGACCGCAAACGTTGCGTTTCTAGTGGCGCTGGCGTTTGCCGTAGCGGCGTCGGCAAACCTGCCGGTGATTGTGCTTTCCATCTACTGGAAGCGCTTTAACACCACAGGAGCGGTGCTTGGACTGGCTAGCGGACTGGTGGGTTCCATCCTGCTGATCTTTATCGGGCCGAGCATCATGGGCGTGGATGCGCCCGGAGCAGCGGTTCACCACATGATTCAGCGGGCTCCCATCTTCCCACTCGAAAATCCCGGGATCCTCAGCATTCCGATTGGGTTCGCTGGAGCGGTACTGGGAACGCTGCTGAGCAAACGTGAAGCGACGGCGGAACACAAGTTCACCGAGCTTCAGGTTCGCGCCAACACTGGACTGGGTGCCGAGAAGGCGACGGCACATTAA
- the serS gene encoding serine--tRNA ligase: MLDLSFVRDHLELVEEKLRQRGANPAELLGNFREIDQDRRRAIAELENLQKDRNTMSKRIGEFKGKEKKGQLTEAEKGELEAISAQVTKFKEQIPALEERVKEDEGKFYEILKSIPNIPHESVPVGKSEHDNVEVRRWGKPREFDFTPKPHWEVGEQLGVLDLNRAAKLSGARFAVYWDLGAKLERALANFMLDLHTKEHGYTEVLPPYMVNAESMYGTGQLPKFEQDLFKVPHGDRNLYLIPTAEVPVTNLYRDEVIETDRLPVSLTAYTPCFRSEAGSYGKDVRGIIRQHQFQKVELVKFTRPEDSYAQHEKLTRDAETILQKLNLPYRTVCLCTADMGFASAKTYDLEVWLPGQNLFREISSCSNFEAFQARRANIRYKPEGKSKTDYVHTLNGSGLAVGRTWLAILENYQQADGSVVIPEALRPYMGVERIEPRKM; this comes from the coding sequence ATGCTCGACTTATCTTTTGTCCGTGATCATCTGGAACTTGTAGAAGAGAAACTGCGCCAGCGGGGTGCGAATCCTGCCGAACTTTTGGGCAATTTCCGCGAAATTGACCAGGACCGTCGCCGTGCCATTGCCGAACTCGAGAACCTGCAAAAAGACCGCAATACGATGTCGAAGCGCATCGGCGAGTTCAAAGGCAAGGAGAAAAAAGGTCAACTCACCGAGGCCGAGAAAGGCGAGTTGGAGGCCATCTCTGCGCAGGTGACGAAGTTCAAGGAGCAGATCCCTGCCCTCGAAGAACGCGTCAAGGAAGACGAAGGGAAGTTCTACGAAATCCTGAAGAGCATTCCGAATATTCCGCATGAGTCGGTGCCGGTGGGCAAATCCGAGCACGATAACGTGGAAGTGCGACGGTGGGGCAAGCCGCGGGAGTTTGATTTCACTCCAAAGCCGCATTGGGAAGTGGGCGAGCAACTTGGAGTGCTGGACCTGAATCGAGCGGCCAAGCTGAGTGGCGCGCGGTTTGCCGTGTACTGGGACTTGGGCGCGAAGTTGGAACGCGCGTTGGCGAATTTCATGCTCGATCTGCATACGAAGGAGCATGGTTATACGGAAGTCCTGCCGCCGTACATGGTGAACGCGGAGTCGATGTATGGCACGGGTCAGTTGCCGAAGTTTGAGCAGGACCTGTTTAAGGTTCCACATGGAGACAGGAATCTGTACCTGATTCCCACGGCGGAAGTGCCCGTTACGAATCTGTATCGCGATGAAGTGATCGAGACTGACCGATTGCCGGTTTCGCTGACTGCGTATACGCCTTGTTTCCGAAGCGAGGCGGGATCGTATGGGAAGGATGTGCGTGGAATTATCCGGCAGCACCAGTTCCAGAAGGTGGAGTTGGTGAAGTTCACGCGGCCCGAGGATTCGTACGCACAGCACGAGAAACTGACACGCGACGCAGAGACGATTTTGCAGAAGTTGAACTTGCCCTATCGGACGGTTTGTTTGTGCACGGCGGACATGGGGTTCGCGTCGGCGAAGACGTATGACCTGGAAGTATGGCTGCCGGGGCAGAACCTGTTTCGCGAGATTTCGTCATGCTCGAACTTCGAAGCGTTCCAGGCGCGGAGGGCGAACATCCGCTATAAGCCGGAAGGTAAGAGCAAGACCGACTATGTCCACACGCTGAACGGCAGCGGACTGGCGGTCGGAAGAACGTGGTTAGCAATCCTTGAGAATTATCAGCAAGCAGATGGGAGCGTGGTGATTCCGGAGGCGCTGAGGCCGTACATGGGCGTGGAGCGGATTGAGCCGAGGAAGATGTAG
- a CDS encoding DUF485 domain-containing protein codes for MPQEVTAGSQPVANQQPEDVWEHVASMDEFKLLLIAKWEFVIPAVITFVVYYFLLPISVGYFPELMDKRIGPVNLAYLFALSQFFVAWLIAALYVRGARKFDDFGTRIMEHLDRREAERLKGEN; via the coding sequence ATGCCTCAAGAGGTAACGGCTGGGAGTCAGCCTGTCGCCAACCAACAACCGGAAGACGTGTGGGAACACGTCGCCTCCATGGACGAGTTCAAGCTTCTTTTGATTGCCAAGTGGGAGTTCGTCATCCCGGCGGTGATCACGTTTGTCGTCTACTACTTTCTGCTGCCGATTTCCGTCGGCTACTTTCCGGAGTTGATGGACAAGCGGATCGGTCCTGTCAACCTGGCTTACCTGTTTGCCCTTTCGCAATTCTTTGTGGCGTGGCTGATCGCTGCTTTGTATGTCCGCGGCGCAAGGAAATTCGACGACTTTGGAACTCGCATCATGGAACACCTTGACCGGCGGGAAGCAGAACGCCTGAAGGGAGAAAACTAA
- a CDS encoding epoxide hydrolase: MERFEIHVADDVLDDLRTRLRRTRWPDQIPGIGWEQGTELEWLRHLVRYWADEFDWRAWERKLNRLEHFRWEGIHFVHQRAKSGRGVPLILTHGWPSSFLDYVDVLPMLGDFDVVVPSLPGYGFSPRPAEVGINYRYVSERWHRLMSELGYSRYGAGGGDFGAGVSTFLALDHPESVIGIHLTTPELTPEVNDADLSESERAYLAVRQGWDATERGYSAIQSTKPQTVGYGLNDSPAGLAAYVGEKWHSWSDVTPSDDFLCATLTLYWVTQTITSSMRDYWDNRRHPVEPTYVGSPTAFGVFAHEKVPEGEPPRSLLERLYNVQRWTVFPRGGHFAPAEEPVALAGDVAEFFWGLR, encoded by the coding sequence GTGGAACGGTTTGAGATTCATGTTGCGGACGATGTGCTCGACGATTTGCGCACGCGGTTGCGGCGGACGAGATGGCCCGACCAGATACCGGGCATCGGCTGGGAACAGGGCACGGAACTCGAATGGTTGCGGCACCTGGTGCGGTACTGGGCCGACGAGTTCGACTGGCGCGCGTGGGAACGGAAACTGAACCGGCTGGAGCATTTCAGGTGGGAGGGCATTCACTTTGTGCATCAGCGCGCGAAGTCAGGGCGGGGTGTGCCGCTCATCCTGACGCACGGGTGGCCGAGCAGCTTCCTGGATTACGTGGACGTGCTGCCGATGCTGGGGGACTTCGACGTGGTGGTGCCCTCGCTGCCCGGATATGGATTCTCGCCTCGTCCGGCGGAGGTGGGCATCAACTACCGGTACGTGTCGGAGCGCTGGCACAGGCTGATGAGCGAGCTCGGTTATTCCCGTTATGGCGCGGGAGGCGGTGATTTCGGTGCAGGGGTGTCGACGTTCCTGGCGCTGGACCATCCGGAGTCGGTGATCGGGATCCACCTGACGACACCGGAACTCACGCCGGAGGTAAATGACGCGGACCTTTCGGAGTCGGAGCGGGCGTACCTGGCGGTGCGGCAGGGCTGGGATGCGACGGAGCGGGGGTACAGCGCAATCCAGTCGACGAAGCCGCAGACGGTGGGCTATGGACTGAACGATTCACCGGCGGGGCTGGCGGCCTACGTGGGCGAGAAGTGGCATTCGTGGAGCGACGTTACGCCGTCGGACGACTTCCTCTGCGCCACGCTCACGCTTTACTGGGTAACGCAAACGATTACGTCGTCGATGCGCGACTACTGGGACAATCGGCGACACCCGGTGGAGCCGACGTACGTGGGGTCGCCAACGGCCTTCGGTGTGTTCGCGCACGAGAAGGTCCCGGAGGGCGAGCCTCCGCGGTCGCTGCTGGAGCGTCTGTATAACGTCCAGCGCTGGACGGTGTTTCCACGCGGCGGACACTTCGCGCCAGCGGAGGAACCGGTGGCGTTAGCAGGGGATGTGGCGGAGTTCTTTTGGGGGTTGAGGTGA
- a CDS encoding cytochrome c, with protein MRKLTLLGGILLVCVTGISAMAQTAATPAKPAGNLARGKYLVNNVGMCSDCHTPMDKRGNLVRAKFLQGTPLMFKPTVPVPGWMEAAPGIAGLEWTDEEAITFFTTGKRPNGTMAAPPMPQFRFNKADAAAVTAYLKSLKK; from the coding sequence ATGAGGAAACTCACACTTTTGGGCGGAATTCTGCTCGTATGTGTAACGGGCATTTCTGCCATGGCACAAACCGCTGCAACGCCGGCGAAACCGGCCGGTAACCTCGCGCGCGGGAAATATCTGGTGAACAACGTGGGCATGTGCTCGGACTGCCATACGCCGATGGACAAGAGGGGGAACCTGGTAAGGGCGAAATTCCTGCAGGGCACTCCGCTGATGTTCAAGCCCACGGTGCCGGTTCCAGGATGGATGGAAGCGGCTCCGGGCATTGCGGGACTGGAGTGGACGGACGAGGAAGCGATCACGTTCTTCACGACCGGCAAGCGTCCGAACGGCACGATGGCCGCGCCTCCGATGCCGCAGTTCCGCTTCAATAAAGCGGATGCCGCGGCGGTTACGGCGTACCTGAAGTCGTTGAAGAAGTAA